From Actinomycetes bacterium, one genomic window encodes:
- a CDS encoding TIGR03619 family F420-dependent LLM class oxidoreductase: MAPRFTLILSENWTMTSGRDLPVLIRWAREAEDAGFDSVMISEHIVLGPGAGANGVMANPREYALPGNQDPATPWPSSLVLLSAIAAVTTTVRLVAGAVIAPLRHPLLLARELGSLDLLSGGRLVVLPTVSWHEEEYVALGVPFHRRGRLLDEHLEVWRLAWGASPFSYEGEHYRFHDVYLEPGAYSETGPQLWLGGASMTPKVIDRVVRYGHGFNPLGVRTNEEMATLRAALAAAGRDPASLELIGGTRAGFPDATSCADLGEALAGIPAQQAQGYTTFCIKPSQFIDDPDGVGAFCREVVRRGEAFA; the protein is encoded by the coding sequence GTGGCACCGCGCTTCACGCTGATCCTGAGCGAGAACTGGACGATGACGTCGGGTCGCGACCTCCCGGTCCTCATCCGTTGGGCCCGCGAGGCCGAGGACGCCGGCTTCGACTCGGTGATGATCTCCGAGCACATCGTGCTGGGGCCGGGCGCGGGCGCGAACGGGGTGATGGCCAACCCGCGCGAGTACGCCCTGCCGGGCAACCAGGACCCCGCGACACCGTGGCCGAGCTCGCTCGTGCTGCTGTCGGCGATCGCGGCGGTGACCACGACGGTCCGGCTGGTCGCCGGCGCGGTCATCGCGCCGCTGCGCCACCCCCTGCTGCTCGCCCGCGAGCTCGGCAGCCTCGACCTGCTCTCCGGGGGGCGGCTCGTCGTGCTGCCCACGGTGAGCTGGCACGAGGAGGAGTACGTCGCACTCGGCGTACCGTTCCATCGGCGCGGGCGGCTGCTCGATGAGCACCTCGAGGTCTGGCGGCTCGCCTGGGGGGCCTCGCCGTTCTCCTACGAGGGCGAGCACTACCGCTTCCACGACGTCTACCTCGAGCCAGGGGCGTACTCCGAGACCGGCCCGCAGCTGTGGCTCGGCGGCGCCTCGATGACGCCGAAGGTGATCGACCGCGTGGTCCGCTACGGGCACGGGTTCAACCCGCTCGGCGTCCGTACCAACGAGGAGATGGCGACGCTGCGCGCCGCCCTGGCCGCCGCCGGCCGTGACCCGGCGTCCCTGGAGCTCATCGGCGGGACGCGGGCAGGCTTCCCCGACGCGACGAGCTGCGCCGACCTCGGTGAGGCGCTGGCCGGGATCCCCGCCCAGCAGGCGCAGGGGTACACCACGTTCTGCATCAAGCCGTCGCAGTTCATCGACGACCCGGACGGCGTGGGCGCCTTCTGCCGCGAGGTCGTACGGCGCGGGGAGGCGTTCGCATGA
- a CDS encoding gamma-glutamyl-gamma-aminobutyrate hydrolase family protein (Members of this family of hydrolases with an active site Cys residue belong to MEROPS family C26.): MRASPRPLVVIPGRFSASASALRYRALVTARALSEAVLAAGGEPLTVQPSAPRGSVSAGEVAERLGFADAVLLPGGGDLHPRRYGQDVASDAVYDVDDEQDAFDLAVASWALEAGIPLLAVCRGLHVVNVALGGELDQDMASPHRHVVHEVTTEPGSLLHAVVGPSVTASCYHHQRVTALGTGLRASGRAEDGTLEAAELDAARGWFLGVQWHPEDSWERDPAQRAVLAALVDAARRRPPT, translated from the coding sequence ATGAGGGCCTCGCCTCGCCCGCTGGTCGTCATCCCCGGCCGCTTCTCCGCCTCGGCGTCCGCGCTGCGCTACCGGGCGCTGGTGACCGCCCGGGCGCTTTCGGAGGCCGTCCTCGCGGCGGGCGGGGAGCCGCTCACGGTCCAGCCCTCGGCGCCCCGGGGCTCGGTGTCCGCGGGGGAGGTGGCCGAGCGGCTCGGCTTCGCCGACGCGGTGCTGCTGCCCGGCGGCGGGGACCTCCACCCGCGTCGCTACGGCCAGGACGTCGCCTCGGACGCGGTCTATGACGTCGACGACGAGCAGGACGCCTTCGACCTCGCCGTGGCCTCCTGGGCGCTGGAGGCCGGGATCCCGCTCCTCGCGGTGTGCCGAGGCCTGCACGTCGTCAACGTCGCGCTGGGCGGCGAGCTGGACCAGGACATGGCCTCGCCCCACCGCCACGTCGTCCACGAGGTGACCACCGAGCCGGGCTCCCTGCTGCACGCGGTGGTGGGACCGAGCGTGACCGCCTCCTGCTACCACCACCAGCGGGTCACCGCGCTGGGCACCGGGCTTCGGGCCAGCGGGCGGGCCGAGGACGGGACGCTCGAGGCGGCGGAGCTCGACGCCGCGCGGGGCTGGTTCCTCGGCGTGCAGTGGCATCCGGAGGACTCGTGGGAGCGGGACCCGGCGCAGCGCGCCGTCCTGGCCGCCCTCGTCGACGCCGCCCGCCGCCGACCCCCGACCTGA
- a CDS encoding acetoacetate decarboxylase family protein — MSQGFFGPRTASGRAALLPDPPWFYSGDLLTVEYRVDPERVRELLPHPLELADEDPGAVAFIWADWQSCGSDRAQLLDPVLGQYKEAFVVVRCRFGGQTYSRCVYIWVDTDFAIARGLHQGYPKKLGAIHLTRPHPYGPAPRVAPGSRFGASLAASDRRLAEAQITLLEEAPENGFVNAHPMAHNRYVRAIDDPSRFRLDEIIATSAAEAEGGPAYRASVDHFALFPSPTEELDLLAPEEIIGGYYRQVGVVWNGGRVLHDNLADQPEVQHA; from the coding sequence GTGTCCCAAGGCTTCTTCGGCCCGCGTACGGCCTCCGGCCGGGCGGCGTTGCTGCCCGACCCGCCGTGGTTCTACTCCGGTGACCTGCTGACCGTGGAGTACCGGGTCGACCCCGAACGGGTCCGTGAGCTGCTCCCCCACCCCCTCGAGCTGGCCGACGAGGACCCCGGCGCCGTCGCGTTCATCTGGGCCGACTGGCAGTCCTGCGGGAGCGACCGGGCACAGCTCCTCGACCCCGTGCTGGGGCAGTACAAGGAGGCCTTCGTCGTGGTGCGCTGCCGTTTCGGCGGGCAGACGTACAGCCGCTGCGTCTACATCTGGGTCGACACCGACTTCGCGATCGCCCGCGGGCTGCACCAGGGCTACCCCAAGAAGCTCGGCGCGATCCACCTGACGCGCCCCCATCCCTACGGCCCGGCGCCGCGCGTGGCCCCCGGGAGCCGCTTCGGCGCCTCGCTCGCCGCCTCCGACCGCCGGCTCGCCGAGGCGCAGATCACCCTGCTCGAGGAGGCGCCCGAGAACGGCTTCGTCAACGCCCACCCGATGGCGCACAACCGGTACGTCCGCGCGATCGACGACCCCTCGCGCTTCCGCCTCGACGAGATCATCGCGACCAGCGCGGCCGAGGCCGAGGGCGGGCCGGCGTACCGCGCGAGCGTCGACCACTTCGCGCTGTTCCCGTCGCCGACGGAGGAGCTCGACCTGCTCGCGCCGGAGGAGATCATCGGCGGCTACTACCGCCAGGTCGGCGTCGTCTGGAACGGCGGGCGGGTGCTGCACGACAACCTCGCCGACCAGCCCGAGGTGCAGCATGCCTGA
- a CDS encoding aldehyde dehydrogenase, translated as MPDQVSVEGVAVDTRHWIGGQRVASATTFTDVSPIDEQPLAEIASAGAAEVDAAVTSAQRAFPAWAAMPRDERADLLNRVADGIDKRAEELAVVETRDNGSLLRSHRRSVMPRVGMNFRYFADLLRELSHPDREIRGHRERITWDPAGVTAVITPWNAPLMLATWRIGPALAAGNTVVAKPPEWAPLTASLLADITAEAGLPPGVFNVVQGLGPQAGAALSAHPGIRRLSFTGSVPTAGKIAAAAAPNIVPLSFELGGKSPLLVFADADFDLAVSLAVEQFDNAGQVCLGAFRILVEDAIADRFLEAVLERASHVVQGDPRDEATAISCLVSRPHFERVDGFVQRAIADGARPVLGGGPNDELGGLYYRPTVLVATEPGSEIVTEEVFGPVLTVQTFQGEDQAVAMANDTRFGLAATMVTGDPDRAERVSARLSAGTVWVNCFFVRDLGAPFGGNGQSGIGREGGLHSFDFYCDIKNTVFSPTGWTGGAKE; from the coding sequence ATGCCTGACCAGGTCAGCGTCGAGGGCGTGGCCGTCGACACGCGGCACTGGATCGGCGGGCAGCGCGTCGCCTCCGCCACGACCTTCACCGACGTCTCCCCGATCGACGAGCAGCCGCTGGCCGAGATCGCGTCGGCCGGGGCCGCCGAGGTCGACGCCGCGGTCACCTCGGCGCAGCGGGCGTTCCCCGCCTGGGCCGCGATGCCGCGAGACGAACGCGCCGACCTGCTCAACCGCGTCGCGGACGGCATCGACAAGCGGGCCGAGGAGCTCGCCGTCGTCGAGACGCGCGACAACGGCTCCCTCCTGCGCTCCCACCGGCGCAGCGTCATGCCGCGGGTCGGCATGAACTTCCGCTACTTCGCCGACCTGCTCCGCGAGCTCTCGCACCCCGACCGGGAGATCCGGGGACACCGGGAGCGCATCACCTGGGACCCCGCCGGGGTCACCGCGGTCATCACGCCGTGGAACGCACCGCTCATGCTGGCGACCTGGCGGATCGGGCCCGCGCTCGCCGCCGGCAACACCGTGGTCGCGAAGCCCCCGGAGTGGGCGCCGCTCACGGCCTCGCTGCTGGCCGACATCACCGCCGAGGCGGGGCTGCCCCCCGGCGTGTTCAACGTCGTCCAGGGGCTGGGACCCCAGGCGGGCGCCGCGCTCAGCGCCCACCCGGGGATCCGGCGGCTGTCCTTCACCGGGTCGGTCCCCACCGCCGGGAAGATCGCGGCGGCGGCGGCTCCGAACATCGTCCCGCTGTCCTTCGAGCTCGGTGGCAAGTCCCCGCTGCTGGTCTTCGCCGACGCGGACTTCGACCTCGCGGTGAGCCTCGCCGTGGAGCAGTTCGACAACGCCGGCCAGGTCTGCCTCGGGGCGTTTCGCATCCTCGTGGAGGACGCGATCGCGGACCGCTTCCTGGAGGCCGTCCTCGAGCGCGCCTCCCACGTGGTCCAGGGCGACCCGCGGGACGAGGCCACCGCGATCTCCTGCCTCGTCAGCCGCCCGCACTTCGAGCGGGTGGACGGGTTCGTCCAGCGGGCGATCGCCGACGGTGCTCGCCCGGTCCTCGGCGGCGGGCCCAACGACGAGCTGGGCGGGCTGTACTACCGCCCGACGGTCCTCGTCGCGACCGAGCCCGGTTCGGAGATCGTCACCGAGGAGGTCTTCGGCCCGGTCCTGACCGTCCAGACCTTCCAGGGCGAGGACCAGGCCGTCGCCATGGCCAACGACACCCGCTTCGGGCTGGCCGCGACCATGGTCACCGGTGACCCCGATCGGGCGGAGCGGGTCAGCGCACGGCTGTCCGCCGGGACGGTCTGGGTCAACTGCTTCTTCGTGCGCGACCTCGGAGCGCCTTTCGGCGGCAACGGGCAGTCGGGCATCGGTCGCGAGGGTGGCCTCCACTCCTTCGACTTCTACTGCGACATCAAGAACACCGTGTTCTCACCGACGGGGTGGACCGGCGGAGCCAAGGAGTGA
- a CDS encoding 3,4-dihydroxyphenylacetate 2,3-dioxygenase translates to MGEVVAAGLLAHVPTIMLPEQTRRELNHGADTTLVAGLEQLRKDVFETLDYDTVVVLDSHWFTTVEFVVTAQDRRAGLFTAEELPRGMCRIPYDWRGDPELAHAMASFGPKHSTWVTAIDDPYLPMYYATLNLWKYLGEGLDKQWVSVSTCQTGETEDFLRAGRALGDAIEALDRRVVLIASGALSHTFWKLRQLRDHEASEASHIRTPEAYAADLERMAWFAEGDHARVLKTMPDFMKFRPEAMFAHYLMMAGALGEERLTARSRQYGEYENSIGTGQVHLWFDRPTGGFPRPAETPPDPEYARQESGPDLVAAG, encoded by the coding sequence ATGGGTGAGGTTGTGGCCGCCGGCCTGCTGGCGCATGTACCGACGATCATGCTGCCGGAGCAGACCCGGCGGGAGCTGAACCACGGCGCGGACACCACGCTCGTGGCAGGCCTGGAACAGCTGCGCAAGGACGTGTTCGAGACCCTCGACTACGACACCGTGGTCGTGCTCGACTCCCACTGGTTCACGACGGTCGAGTTCGTCGTGACCGCGCAGGACCGCCGGGCCGGGCTGTTCACCGCCGAGGAGCTGCCGCGGGGAATGTGCCGGATCCCCTACGACTGGCGCGGGGACCCTGAGCTCGCGCACGCGATGGCCTCCTTCGGTCCCAAGCACAGCACGTGGGTCACCGCGATCGACGACCCGTACCTGCCGATGTACTACGCGACGCTCAACCTCTGGAAGTACCTCGGCGAGGGTCTCGACAAGCAGTGGGTCAGCGTCAGCACCTGCCAGACCGGGGAGACCGAGGACTTCCTGCGAGCCGGCCGCGCGCTCGGCGACGCCATCGAGGCGCTGGACCGCAGGGTCGTCCTCATCGCCTCCGGCGCGCTGTCGCACACCTTCTGGAAGCTGCGCCAGCTGCGCGACCACGAGGCCAGCGAGGCCTCGCACATCCGCACACCCGAGGCCTACGCCGCCGACCTCGAGCGGATGGCCTGGTTCGCCGAGGGCGACCACGCCCGGGTGCTCAAGACCATGCCGGACTTCATGAAGTTCCGGCCCGAGGCGATGTTCGCCCACTACCTGATGATGGCCGGGGCGCTCGGCGAGGAGCGGCTCACCGCGCGCTCGCGCCAGTACGGCGAGTACGAGAACTCCATCGGTACCGGTCAGGTCCACCTGTGGTTCGACCGCCCGACCGGCGGCTTCCCCCGTCCGGCCGAGACCCCGCCCGACCCCGAGTACGCCCGACAGGAGAGCGGACCCGACCTCGTCGCGGCCGGCTGA
- a CDS encoding fumarylacetoacetate hydrolase family protein — protein sequence MTEYRRILLEGAEVLVVRRGDQLVAADGRSVGVDDAVHLPPVVPTKIVAVHLNYLSRVHEFGTRLPAAPTYFHKPTTSLNAHKGAVVRPERCKWLNYEGEIAIVIGRTCRNVSPAAAGSYIAGYTVANDYGLHDFRDTDAGSMLRVKGSDTLCPLGPGLVDDWDFHGKTIRTYVNGEVKQEASTDEMEWDMHYLVADIARTITLLPGDVLLSGTPANSRTVYPGDVVEVEVEGLGRLTNHIVSGPVPIRDDCGAQPTESDEVLSTAMGGDWPKRGKVQV from the coding sequence GTGACCGAGTACCGACGGATCCTGCTCGAGGGCGCAGAGGTCCTCGTCGTCCGCCGCGGCGACCAGCTCGTCGCGGCGGACGGGCGCAGCGTCGGCGTCGACGACGCCGTGCACCTGCCTCCGGTCGTCCCGACGAAGATCGTCGCGGTGCACCTCAACTACCTGAGCCGGGTGCACGAGTTCGGGACGCGGCTCCCGGCGGCGCCGACGTACTTCCACAAGCCCACGACCTCGCTCAACGCCCACAAGGGCGCCGTCGTGCGACCCGAGCGCTGCAAGTGGCTGAACTACGAGGGCGAGATCGCCATCGTGATCGGGAGGACGTGCCGCAACGTGTCGCCCGCGGCCGCGGGCTCCTACATCGCCGGGTACACCGTGGCCAACGACTACGGCCTGCACGACTTCCGCGACACCGACGCCGGGTCGATGCTGCGCGTCAAGGGCTCGGACACGTTGTGCCCGCTCGGTCCCGGGCTGGTCGACGACTGGGACTTCCACGGCAAGACGATCCGGACCTATGTCAACGGCGAGGTGAAGCAGGAGGCGAGCACCGACGAGATGGAGTGGGACATGCACTACCTCGTCGCCGACATCGCCCGCACCATCACGCTCCTGCCCGGCGACGTCCTGCTCTCCGGCACGCCGGCGAACTCGCGGACCGTCTACCCCGGCGACGTCGTCGAGGTCGAGGTCGAGGGCCTCGGGCGGCTGACCAACCACATCGTCAGCGGACCGGTCCCGATCCGTGACGACTGCGGTGCGCAGCCGACCGAGAGCGACGAGGTTCTCTCCACCGCCATGGGCGGCGACTGGCCCAAGCGCGGCAAGGTCCAGGTCTGA
- a CDS encoding Rieske 2Fe-2S domain-containing protein, translated as MTRPRLGRPRPSAEVPTDCWYALTASAGIGRELTAWRAGDRPLVLFRGTGGEVVALEDRCAHRPYPLSAGRLDGDLVRCGLCGFAYDARGRCVSVPTQTRVPYGASVPVYPVREENGLVWVWLGEPGRAPLHRLPDLDWLDDDAWGSVGGEQDVAAGFLLLHESFADVTQIPVLAPDVSPAVLLAQPPPLDVVVSETTVSLSRTFPAGPLPGWQARALGRRADEELVHRQEGHFLSPAVWVDHWDVLPEDGAPPARMRFTQLVLPVDRGTSRLMWRVSRDFAVDDAATTDHLERMFTSYYLRVSSAMETMQRVIDRDGPGAGVNVQADVAALKVRQIVTSLLAEEGAATRR; from the coding sequence ATGACACGACCGCGGCTGGGTCGCCCCCGCCCGAGCGCCGAGGTGCCGACCGACTGCTGGTACGCCCTCACGGCGTCGGCCGGCATCGGCCGTGAGCTGACCGCCTGGCGGGCGGGGGACCGCCCGCTCGTGCTGTTCCGCGGGACCGGCGGGGAGGTGGTGGCCCTCGAGGACCGCTGCGCCCACCGGCCGTACCCGCTCAGTGCCGGCCGTCTCGATGGCGACCTCGTGCGCTGCGGCCTGTGCGGCTTCGCCTACGACGCCCGCGGGCGATGCGTCAGCGTCCCGACGCAGACCCGGGTGCCGTACGGCGCGTCGGTGCCGGTCTACCCGGTCCGCGAGGAGAACGGCCTGGTGTGGGTGTGGCTCGGCGAGCCAGGCCGAGCCCCGCTGCACCGGCTGCCGGACCTGGACTGGCTCGACGACGACGCGTGGGGGAGCGTCGGCGGCGAGCAGGACGTCGCAGCGGGCTTCCTGCTCCTGCACGAGAGCTTCGCCGACGTGACGCAGATCCCGGTACTCGCCCCTGACGTGTCGCCAGCCGTCCTGCTCGCCCAGCCGCCGCCGTTGGACGTCGTGGTGAGCGAGACGACCGTGTCGCTCTCGCGCACCTTCCCCGCTGGCCCGCTGCCGGGCTGGCAGGCACGTGCCCTCGGCCGGCGGGCCGACGAGGAGCTCGTGCACCGTCAGGAGGGCCACTTCCTGTCCCCGGCCGTCTGGGTCGACCACTGGGACGTGCTGCCGGAGGACGGGGCGCCTCCGGCGCGGATGCGCTTCACCCAGCTCGTGCTGCCCGTCGACCGCGGGACCTCTCGGCTGATGTGGCGGGTCAGCCGCGACTTCGCCGTCGACGACGCCGCGACCACCGACCACCTCGAGCGCATGTTCACCTCGTACTACCTGAGGGTGAGCTCGGCGATGGAGACGATGCAACGCGTCATCGACCGGGACGGGCCGGGCGCCGGGGTCAACGTCCAGGCCGACGTGGCCGCCCTCAAGGTGCGCCAGATCGTGACGTCACTGCTCGCCGAGGAGGGCGCTGCCACCCGTCGTTGA
- a CDS encoding PDR/VanB family oxidoreductase gives MTGTVTTLREHEGDLVVDAVDHVAEDVVALTLSDPDGDALPPWTPGAHVDLVLAPDLVRQYSLCGSPSDSHTIRVGVLKAPDSRGGSVKVHELSAGDRVRVRGPRNHFPLVSAPRYLFIAGGIGITPMLPMIAEAEAAGADWRLVYGGRSRASMAFTDELSAYGDKVSLVPQDEAGFPDLDGLLGTPQPQTLVYCCGPEGLLAAVEQRCASWPAGSLHLERFAAKVTEARQEHAFELVLARSGLTLTVPPDKSVFDVVQDAGVSILGSCHEGICGTCEQVVLDGDVDHRDSILSDDERAANESMMICVSRCRSDRLTLDL, from the coding sequence GTGACCGGCACCGTCACCACGCTGCGGGAGCACGAGGGGGACCTCGTGGTCGACGCGGTGGACCACGTCGCCGAGGACGTCGTCGCCCTCACCCTGTCCGACCCCGACGGGGACGCCCTGCCGCCGTGGACACCGGGTGCGCACGTCGACCTGGTCCTCGCGCCGGACCTGGTGCGCCAGTATTCCCTGTGCGGCAGCCCCTCGGACAGCCACACGATCCGGGTGGGCGTGCTGAAGGCGCCCGACAGCCGGGGCGGGTCGGTCAAGGTCCACGAGCTGTCGGCTGGGGACCGGGTGCGCGTGCGCGGTCCGCGCAACCACTTCCCCCTGGTGTCCGCGCCGCGCTACCTGTTCATCGCTGGTGGCATCGGGATCACGCCGATGCTTCCGATGATCGCCGAGGCGGAGGCGGCAGGGGCCGACTGGCGGCTGGTCTACGGCGGCCGCTCGCGGGCCTCGATGGCGTTCACCGACGAGCTCTCGGCGTACGGCGACAAGGTCAGCCTCGTCCCGCAGGACGAGGCGGGCTTCCCGGATCTCGACGGGCTGCTCGGGACGCCGCAACCACAGACCCTTGTCTACTGCTGCGGCCCCGAGGGGCTGCTCGCCGCGGTGGAGCAGCGGTGCGCGTCCTGGCCGGCCGGGTCGCTGCACCTCGAGCGGTTCGCGGCCAAGGTGACCGAGGCGCGGCAGGAGCACGCGTTCGAGCTGGTGCTCGCGCGCTCCGGGCTCACCCTGACGGTCCCACCGGACAAGTCGGTGTTCGACGTCGTGCAGGACGCGGGGGTCAGCATCCTCGGCTCCTGCCACGAGGGGATCTGCGGCACCTGCGAGCAGGTCGTCCTCGACGGCGACGTGGACCACCGGGACTCGATCCTCAGCGACGACGAGCGCGCGGCGAACGAGAGCATGATGATCTGCGTCTCGCGCTGCCGCTCCGACCGACTCACCCTCGACCTGTGA
- a CDS encoding cytochrome P450: MQHDPVPLSEVDLADLEVFVRNEAWGMFDTLRREAPVHWNPEPGGNRGFWSVTRFEDIVEVDKNPEMFTSERFVNLEEPPEEYMDLRRSMLETDGPRHQALRKLLMRDFSAASLRRYEDFLRGLAQLTVDSALRQEEFDFVDAIAADYPIQVLARLLDVPEDFTPQLISWGNEIVGATDPDYARVLIDSPEAEQYSHLPFRSPASMEIFEYGRQLAAERRGGEGEDLVSKLVNRIPEDGVPLSSTDFDNYFLLLVVAGNETTRQAISHAMKALMDNPDQLAYLRDNPDKGQVAVEELLRYASPVYHFRRTATRDVEMHGQQIKAGDKVVTWFASGNRDDAAFTDPYTLDLTRYPNDHMTFGKGPHTCLGANLARMEIRIMFETLLPRLASIEQSGEIVRVRSNFVNGVKRFPVRVKVA; encoded by the coding sequence ATGCAGCACGACCCGGTCCCCCTGAGCGAGGTCGACCTGGCCGACCTCGAGGTCTTCGTCCGCAACGAGGCGTGGGGGATGTTCGACACGCTGCGGCGCGAGGCTCCCGTGCACTGGAACCCCGAGCCGGGCGGCAACCGCGGTTTCTGGTCGGTGACGAGGTTCGAGGACATCGTCGAGGTGGACAAGAACCCGGAGATGTTCACCTCGGAGCGCTTCGTCAACCTCGAGGAGCCGCCCGAGGAGTACATGGACCTGCGCCGCTCGATGCTGGAGACCGACGGACCGCGCCACCAGGCCCTTCGAAAGCTCCTCATGCGCGACTTCAGCGCAGCGTCGCTTCGCCGCTACGAGGACTTCCTGCGCGGGCTCGCCCAGCTGACCGTCGACAGCGCGCTGCGGCAGGAGGAGTTCGATTTCGTCGACGCCATCGCCGCCGACTACCCGATCCAGGTGCTGGCCCGGCTGCTCGACGTGCCCGAGGACTTCACCCCGCAGCTCATCTCGTGGGGCAACGAGATCGTCGGCGCCACGGACCCCGACTACGCACGCGTCCTCATCGACAGCCCGGAGGCCGAGCAGTACTCGCACCTGCCCTTCCGCTCGCCGGCGTCGATGGAGATCTTCGAGTACGGCCGCCAGCTGGCCGCCGAGCGGCGTGGGGGCGAGGGCGAGGACCTGGTCAGCAAGCTGGTCAACCGCATACCCGAGGACGGCGTCCCGCTCTCCTCGACCGACTTCGACAACTACTTCCTGCTGCTCGTGGTCGCCGGCAACGAGACGACCCGGCAGGCCATCAGCCATGCGATGAAGGCGCTGATGGACAACCCTGACCAACTGGCCTACCTGCGGGACAACCCGGACAAGGGCCAGGTCGCCGTCGAGGAGCTGCTCCGTTACGCCTCACCCGTGTACCACTTCCGCCGGACGGCCACCCGGGACGTCGAGATGCACGGCCAGCAGATCAAGGCGGGCGACAAGGTCGTCACCTGGTTCGCGTCGGGCAACCGCGACGACGCGGCGTTCACCGACCCGTACACCCTGGACCTCACGCGCTACCCGAACGACCACATGACCTTCGGCAAGGGGCCCCACACCTGCCTCGGGGCGAACCTGGCCCGCATGGAGATCCGGATCATGTTCGAGACCCTGCTGCCGCGGCTGGCGTCGATCGAGCAGTCCGGCGAGATCGTCCGCGTCCGGAGCAACTTCGTCAACGGGGTCAAGCGCTTCCCCGTGCGCGTCAAGGTCGCGTGA
- a CDS encoding glutamine synthetase family protein, which yields MASQDQNVTEVVETLRARGIDIVRISYSDLIGVDRGRDVLIDELPNAVGHGLAFSRGVYHVTPMGDVVPMPGGIEAGLPDVLVRPDFSTLQPLPWEPGVMGCLGDAFLADGTPVPEAPRNVVRRVADRLAELGVHAVVGPELEYYVCEPDGSRQPGYARYADSPGNVYVVGRKGDPGGLLLRTLREMREAGLQVTAANHEFCAGQFEVNLNHSEIVDASDRAFRMKSAVQEIARHEGKLATFMAKPFNDEGGSGFHLHISLAHASGTNVFGDPDGEYGLSDVGRHAIAGVLQHAPALAALANPTINSYKRFGPDSLAPWLIDWGLDNRSAMVRIPPERGQSSRMEVRLGDATANPYLIIAAMGAASYLGIRDKVELPAPLEGYGYNPEISPMLPQTLPAALDALEADTDLAEVLGEFFVTAFLAYKRNEVERFERFVTDWEFREYSYHL from the coding sequence GTGGCCAGTCAGGACCAGAACGTCACCGAGGTCGTGGAGACCCTCCGCGCGCGTGGCATCGACATCGTGCGGATCTCCTACTCCGACCTCATCGGGGTGGACCGGGGCCGCGACGTGCTCATCGACGAGCTGCCCAACGCGGTCGGTCACGGGCTGGCCTTCAGCCGGGGTGTCTACCACGTGACCCCCATGGGCGACGTCGTCCCGATGCCGGGCGGCATCGAGGCCGGCCTGCCGGACGTCCTCGTCCGCCCAGACTTCTCGACCCTTCAGCCACTGCCCTGGGAGCCGGGGGTGATGGGCTGCCTCGGCGACGCCTTCCTCGCCGACGGGACCCCGGTGCCGGAGGCGCCCCGCAACGTGGTGCGACGCGTGGCCGACCGCCTCGCGGAGCTCGGTGTCCACGCGGTCGTCGGCCCGGAGCTGGAGTACTACGTCTGCGAGCCGGACGGGTCGCGCCAGCCCGGCTACGCGCGTTACGCCGACAGCCCCGGCAACGTCTACGTCGTCGGCCGCAAGGGCGACCCCGGTGGACTGTTGCTGCGCACGCTGCGCGAGATGCGCGAGGCCGGGCTGCAGGTGACCGCGGCCAACCACGAGTTCTGTGCCGGTCAGTTCGAGGTGAACCTGAACCACAGCGAGATCGTCGACGCCTCCGACCGCGCGTTTCGGATGAAGTCGGCCGTACAGGAGATCGCGCGCCACGAGGGCAAGCTCGCGACCTTCATGGCGAAGCCCTTCAACGACGAGGGCGGCTCGGGCTTCCACCTGCACATCTCCCTCGCCCACGCCTCGGGCACCAACGTCTTCGGGGACCCGGATGGGGAGTACGGCCTCTCGGACGTGGGCCGCCACGCCATCGCCGGCGTGCTTCAGCACGCGCCGGCGCTGGCCGCGCTCGCGAACCCGACCATCAACTCCTACAAGCGCTTCGGCCCGGACAGCCTGGCGCCCTGGCTCATCGACTGGGGCCTGGACAACCGCAGCGCCATGGTGCGCATCCCGCCGGAGCGCGGTCAGAGCTCGCGGATGGAGGTACGGCTGGGGGACGCCACCGCCAACCCGTACCTGATCATCGCCGCCATGGGTGCCGCCAGCTACCTCGGCATCCGCGACAAGGTCGAGCTGCCGGCCCCGCTGGAGGGCTACGGCTACAACCCCGAGATCTCGCCCATGCTGCCGCAGACGCTCCCGGCCGCGCTCGACGCCCTCGAGGCCGACACCGACCTCGCCGAGGTGCTCGGCGAGTTCTTCGTCACGGCGTTCCTCGCGTACAAACGCAACGAGGTGGAGCGCTTCGAGCGCTTCGTCACCGACTGGGAGTTCCGCGAGTACTCCTACCACCTGTAG